A single Desulfobulbaceae bacterium DNA region contains:
- the yajC gene encoding preprotein translocase subunit YajC, with translation MFASIAHAAGAAPSQQGFMSFLPLVLIFAVFYFLLIRPQQKKAKEHQEFLKNIKKGDVVVSSGGIQGTVTGITDTVVTLEIADNVRVKVSRPYILGTAAAVKEEACSTKGG, from the coding sequence ATGTTTGCAAGTATTGCCCATGCTGCCGGAGCAGCACCATCACAACAAGGATTTATGTCTTTTTTGCCGCTTGTATTGATCTTTGCCGTTTTCTATTTCCTGTTAATCAGACCGCAGCAGAAAAAAGCCAAAGAGCATCAGGAGTTTTTAAAAAATATCAAAAAAGGTGACGTTGTTGTCTCAAGTGGCGGAATCCAGGGAACCGTTACCGGGATTACTGATACCGTCGTAACCCTTGAAATTGCCGATAATGTAAGAGTGAAAGTCTCCCGCCCCTATATCCTGGGTACCGCTGCTGCGGTGAAAGAAGAGGCCTGTAGCACAAAGGGCGGCTGA